From a single Micromonospora pallida genomic region:
- a CDS encoding amino acid ABC transporter ATP-binding protein has translation MSRAFIEFDEVTKRYGALTVLDKVDLTVDRHEVVTLIGASGSGKSTLLRCVNGLEDIQDGRILLDGDVVSGEGVDLVGLRRRVGIVFQSFNLFPHMTVLRNCTLTPIRAGVASRAEAEANARTMLERVGLKDKADAYPHQLSGGQQQRVAIARAMLMRPRALLLDEITSALDPELVIEVLNLVRELATDGITMMMTTHEMPFAREISSKVCFLHQGTILEQGPPEQIFEAPSAPELRSFLRKIHEAGRD, from the coding sequence ATGTCGCGAGCGTTCATCGAGTTCGACGAGGTGACGAAGCGGTACGGCGCCCTGACCGTGCTGGACAAGGTGGACCTCACCGTCGACCGGCACGAGGTGGTGACCCTCATCGGCGCCTCCGGCTCCGGCAAGTCGACGCTGCTGCGCTGCGTCAACGGGTTGGAGGACATCCAGGACGGTCGGATCCTGCTCGACGGCGACGTCGTCTCCGGCGAGGGCGTGGACCTGGTCGGCCTGCGCCGCCGGGTCGGCATCGTCTTCCAGAGCTTCAACCTGTTCCCGCACATGACCGTGCTGCGCAACTGCACGCTCACCCCGATCCGCGCCGGCGTGGCGAGCCGGGCCGAGGCCGAGGCCAACGCGCGGACGATGCTGGAACGGGTCGGGCTGAAGGACAAGGCCGACGCCTATCCCCACCAGCTCTCCGGCGGGCAGCAGCAGCGCGTCGCCATCGCCCGGGCCATGCTGATGCGCCCGCGGGCCCTGCTGCTCGACGAGATCACCTCGGCCCTCGACCCCGAACTCGTCATCGAGGTGCTGAACCTGGTCCGGGAACTCGCCACGGACGGCATCACCATGATGATGACGACCCACGAGATGCCCTTCGCCCGGGAGATCTCGTCGAAGGTCTGCTTCCTGCACCAGGGCACGATCCTCGAACAGGGCCCGCCCGAGCAGATCTTCGAGGCCCCCTCCGCGCCCGAACTGCGCTCCTTCCTCCGCAAGATCCACGAAGCCGGCCGGGACTAG
- a CDS encoding GntR family transcriptional regulator — protein sequence MLSEYVGQGALVGVDQTGNALLSESAYAHLCSRLVRAEIMPGDRLVENELRADLGLGLSPVREAIRRLEFEKLVVIYPRSGTYATEIALKGSRSVMELRLELESLATTLACSRGSKAEKEKLVALAEEQARTSDLQRCIDLDAAFHQSLYRMSRNEYLMATARIYFNLALRQWYFCSKVVTTPDWTGVDHRPLAAAVAADDVATATDQMREHVRHDSQQVFEILTNYGL from the coding sequence ATGCTGTCGGAGTACGTCGGACAGGGCGCGCTCGTCGGTGTCGACCAGACGGGCAACGCCCTGCTGAGCGAGTCGGCCTACGCCCACCTGTGTTCCCGGCTCGTCCGCGCCGAGATCATGCCCGGCGACCGGCTCGTCGAGAACGAGCTGCGGGCCGACCTCGGTCTGGGTCTCTCCCCGGTGCGCGAGGCGATCCGGCGGCTGGAGTTCGAGAAGCTCGTGGTCATCTACCCGCGCAGCGGCACCTACGCCACCGAGATCGCGCTGAAGGGCTCCCGCTCGGTGATGGAACTGAGGCTGGAGCTGGAGTCCCTCGCCACGACGCTCGCCTGTAGTCGTGGCTCGAAGGCGGAGAAAGAGAAGCTCGTCGCGCTCGCCGAGGAGCAGGCCCGGACCAGCGACCTGCAACGCTGCATCGACCTGGACGCCGCGTTCCACCAGAGCCTCTACCGGATGAGCCGCAACGAGTACCTGATGGCCACCGCCCGGATCTACTTCAACCTCGCGCTGCGACAGTGGTACTTCTGCTCGAAGGTGGTCACCACCCCGGACTGGACCGGGGTGGACCACCGGCCGCTGGCGGCGGCCGTCGCCGCCGACGACGTCGCCACCGCGACCGACCAGATGCGCGAGCACGTCCGCCACGACTCCCAGCAGGTCTTCGAGATCCTCACGAACTACGGCCTGTAG
- a CDS encoding twin-arginine translocation signal domain-containing protein — protein MPDHTVTPSSPDRPELSRRRFLGGVGASAAALTVGSVFGGAEPASAAYPMKWGVVVSPGTPTNNIEFSRKVDLLRRLRPQTARISMFWGDPWNRQFSDAQLEQLRGTGLTEMIIQSSEDPDPNLARHQLNLMLPYIDAHPNTLFVWELGNEPDWHQPNNPWLARWNRLAAIRNNKPVQDRGNLLWAVNMPAGRWNGDGSGFTFGTSGQYFDAFVRDTGDGLGGMLGGPYQPDVVTVHCYSSSYLVRGADGGGERNPYKMIDYVRGWNRSISMKITEAGIDGHKSDRGYRYVNFGSSVAGETGGQIDSVCFYGLPPAEREYGIWEGEANQIGTHP, from the coding sequence ATGCCCGATCACACCGTCACCCCGTCCTCGCCGGACCGACCGGAACTGTCCCGGCGGCGGTTCCTCGGCGGGGTGGGCGCGTCCGCCGCCGCGCTGACCGTCGGTTCCGTGTTCGGCGGCGCCGAGCCCGCGTCCGCCGCCTACCCGATGAAGTGGGGGGTGGTCGTCTCGCCCGGCACCCCCACCAACAACATCGAGTTCAGCCGCAAGGTCGACCTGCTCCGCCGGCTCCGTCCGCAGACCGCACGGATCTCCATGTTCTGGGGGGACCCGTGGAACCGGCAGTTCAGCGACGCCCAGTTGGAACAGCTGCGCGGCACCGGGCTCACCGAAATGATCATCCAGTCGTCGGAGGATCCGGACCCGAACCTGGCTCGCCACCAGCTCAACCTGATGCTGCCCTACATCGACGCGCACCCGAACACACTGTTCGTCTGGGAGTTGGGCAACGAGCCGGACTGGCACCAGCCGAACAACCCCTGGCTGGCCCGGTGGAACCGGTTGGCGGCGATCCGGAACAACAAGCCCGTCCAGGATCGGGGCAACCTGCTCTGGGCGGTGAACATGCCCGCCGGCCGGTGGAACGGCGACGGCTCGGGGTTCACCTTCGGCACCTCCGGCCAGTACTTCGACGCCTTCGTCCGGGACACCGGGGACGGGCTCGGCGGCATGCTGGGCGGGCCGTACCAGCCGGACGTGGTGACCGTCCACTGCTACAGCTCCAGCTATCTCGTGCGGGGCGCGGACGGCGGCGGTGAGCGCAACCCGTACAAGATGATCGACTACGTCCGGGGCTGGAACCGGTCCATCAGCATGAAGATCACCGAGGCCGGCATCGACGGCCACAAGTCCGACCGGGGCTACCGCTACGTCAACTTCGGCTCGTCCGTGGCCGGGGAGACCGGCGGGCAGATCGACAGTGTCTGCTTCTACGGCCTGCCCCCGGCCGAGCGCGAGTACGGCATCTGGGAGGGCGAGGCGAACCAGATCGGCACCCACCCGTAG
- a CDS encoding class I SAM-dependent methyltransferase, with protein MLDYRTVNRANWDERAAAHAASPDYAVDRFAADPAFLSSVVRFDLPRLGDVAGLRGVHLQCHIGTDTVSLARLGATMTGLDFSGPALAQARRLAGIAGVDVDFVEADVYDAADVLDAGGYDLVFTGIGALCWLPSVARWAEVVARLLKPGGRLFIREGHPVLWAVDDRRTDGLLALKYPYFETVEPTVCDEGGTYVATDAVFTHNVTHDWNHGMGEIISAVLAAGMRVTSFVEHDSAPWQALPGRMTLGDDEEWRLTERPARLPLTYTLQAVRTG; from the coding sequence ATGCTCGACTACCGCACCGTCAACCGGGCCAACTGGGACGAGCGGGCCGCCGCCCACGCCGCCTCCCCGGACTACGCCGTCGACCGGTTCGCCGCCGATCCCGCCTTCCTCAGTTCGGTGGTCCGGTTCGACCTGCCCCGCCTCGGCGACGTCGCCGGGCTGCGCGGAGTGCACCTGCAGTGCCACATCGGCACCGACACGGTCTCGCTGGCACGGCTCGGGGCCACCATGACCGGGCTCGATTTCTCCGGTCCCGCACTCGCCCAGGCACGCCGGCTCGCCGGCATAGCCGGCGTCGACGTCGACTTCGTGGAGGCCGACGTCTACGACGCGGCGGACGTGCTCGACGCGGGCGGCTACGACCTGGTGTTCACCGGGATCGGCGCGCTGTGCTGGCTGCCCAGCGTCGCCCGCTGGGCCGAGGTGGTCGCAAGGCTGCTCAAGCCGGGTGGGCGGCTCTTCATCCGGGAGGGGCACCCGGTGCTGTGGGCCGTCGACGACCGCCGCACCGACGGGCTGCTCGCCCTGAAGTACCCGTACTTCGAGACGGTCGAGCCGACCGTCTGCGACGAGGGCGGCACCTACGTGGCGACCGACGCGGTCTTCACGCACAACGTGACCCACGATTGGAACCACGGCATGGGCGAGATAATCAGCGCGGTGCTCGCCGCTGGCATGCGGGTCACCTCGTTCGTCGAGCACGACAGCGCGCCCTGGCAGGCCCTGCCCGGCCGGATGACGCTCGGCGACGACGAGGAGTGGCGACTCACCGAGCGGCCGGCGCGGCTCCCCCTCACATACACCCTCCAAGCCGTCCGGACCGGCTGA
- a CDS encoding zinc-dependent alcohol dehydrogenase — MRANCWIAPNRVAVKDVPDPQILNPRDAVVRITSSAICGSDLHLLDGFIPAMKKGDVLGHEFMGEVVELGQGVRDGLRVGDRVVVGFPISCGDCFSCRRGLYSVCENSNPNATIAETAMGHSPAGIFGYSHLLGGYAGGQAEYVRVPYADVGALKVGDDLPDEKVLFLSDVLPTGYQAAEMCDITPGDTVAVWGAGPVGQFATVSAFLLGARRVIVIDRYPYRLRMAEEHTGAETVNYEETNVLDALRERTAGRGPDACIDAVGMEGHHASAALQAYDRAKQAVKAETDRPHALREAVLSCRNGGTVAVIGAYGGFVDKFPMGSFMNRSLTMRSGQAHVQRYMRPLLERIRRGEIDPSFVITHTMRLDDTPHGYDIFKNKQDECVKVVLKP; from the coding sequence ATGAGAGCCAACTGCTGGATCGCCCCCAACCGGGTGGCGGTCAAGGACGTCCCGGACCCGCAGATCCTGAACCCCCGGGACGCCGTCGTACGGATCACCTCGTCGGCGATCTGCGGTTCGGACCTGCACCTGCTCGACGGCTTCATCCCGGCGATGAAGAAGGGCGACGTGCTGGGCCACGAGTTCATGGGTGAGGTGGTCGAGCTGGGGCAGGGCGTCCGCGACGGCCTACGGGTCGGCGACCGGGTGGTGGTCGGGTTCCCGATCTCCTGTGGGGACTGTTTCTCCTGCCGGCGCGGCCTGTACTCGGTGTGCGAGAACTCCAACCCCAACGCCACCATCGCCGAGACGGCGATGGGCCACTCCCCCGCCGGGATCTTCGGTTACTCCCACCTGCTCGGCGGCTACGCCGGCGGGCAGGCCGAGTACGTGCGCGTCCCGTACGCCGACGTCGGCGCCCTGAAGGTCGGCGACGACCTGCCCGACGAGAAGGTGCTGTTCCTGTCCGACGTGCTGCCCACCGGCTACCAGGCCGCGGAGATGTGCGACATCACCCCCGGTGACACCGTCGCTGTATGGGGCGCCGGACCGGTCGGGCAGTTCGCCACGGTCAGCGCCTTCCTGCTCGGCGCGAGACGGGTGATCGTCATCGACCGGTACCCGTACCGGCTGCGGATGGCCGAGGAGCACACCGGCGCGGAGACGGTCAACTACGAGGAGACCAACGTCCTGGACGCCCTGCGGGAGAGGACGGCGGGACGCGGGCCGGACGCCTGCATCGACGCGGTCGGTATGGAGGGGCACCACGCCTCGGCGGCGCTGCAGGCGTACGACCGGGCCAAGCAGGCCGTCAAGGCGGAGACGGACCGGCCGCACGCCCTGCGCGAAGCGGTGCTGAGCTGCCGCAACGGCGGCACGGTCGCGGTGATCGGCGCCTACGGCGGGTTCGTCGACAAGTTCCCGATGGGCTCGTTCATGAACCGCTCCCTGACGATGCGCTCCGGTCAGGCCCACGTGCAGCGGTACATGCGGCCTCTGCTGGAGCGGATCCGCCGGGGCGAGATCGATCCGAGCTTCGTCATCACCCACACCATGCGCCTCGACGACACGCCGCACGGCTACGACATCTTCAAGAACAAGCAGGACGAGTGCGTCAAGGTCGTCCTCAAGCCGTAG
- a CDS encoding acetoacetate decarboxylase family protein, with protein sequence MSKTYDVRDFFTYLGYPGGDQPYWCRDLRSLSVYCRGDRANLEALLAPTPFELADDRFVVQIADFGNATPGAFYDSGVVIPVRYGDHRGVTYFFEYEDQPWSVAFGREVWGYPKQYADVTLTDAPEAVAGTVRRSGRPIFGISMTPRDGYDNTAWADLSLYPHLQVHALPEANGPGFRIFEIVSRDTSRDFVLKRRTFGPAEVDLTDALSVNGVELKAVEVLGGEFSVGDYACTVENGISTVIDDLLAPTRGVEETMRR encoded by the coding sequence ATGAGCAAGACGTACGACGTCAGGGACTTCTTCACGTACCTCGGCTACCCCGGCGGCGACCAGCCCTACTGGTGCCGGGACCTGCGCAGCCTCTCCGTCTACTGCCGGGGCGACCGGGCGAACCTCGAGGCCCTGCTCGCCCCCACCCCGTTCGAGCTCGCCGACGACCGCTTCGTCGTGCAGATCGCCGACTTCGGTAACGCCACCCCCGGCGCGTTCTACGACTCCGGTGTGGTCATTCCGGTCCGCTACGGCGACCACCGTGGAGTGACCTACTTCTTCGAGTACGAGGACCAGCCCTGGAGCGTCGCCTTCGGCCGGGAGGTCTGGGGCTACCCCAAGCAGTACGCCGACGTCACGCTGACCGACGCCCCGGAGGCGGTGGCGGGCACCGTACGGCGGTCCGGCCGGCCGATCTTCGGCATCTCGATGACCCCCCGCGACGGGTACGACAACACGGCCTGGGCGGACCTGTCCCTCTACCCCCACCTCCAGGTGCACGCCCTGCCCGAGGCCAACGGACCGGGGTTCCGGATCTTCGAGATCGTCTCCCGGGACACCTCGCGGGACTTCGTCCTCAAGCGCCGCACCTTCGGCCCCGCCGAGGTGGACCTGACCGACGCGCTCTCGGTCAACGGGGTGGAACTGAAGGCGGTCGAGGTCCTCGGTGGCGAGTTCTCCGTGGGCGACTACGCCTGCACCGTGGAGAACGGGATCTCGACGGTGATCGACGACCTCCTCGCGCCGACGCGCGGCGTCGAGGAAACCATGCGCCGCTAG
- a CDS encoding SRPBCC family protein, whose translation MARNRANTMGVRSVTDALGIERARGDRRSEGTARALGWLSLALGAAALGTPSRVSRLCGVDDSRTARTTLRIVGLREMGHAAALLIPRRAGWAAWARVAGDLVDLTACGTALRRRRGQRRRRVAATTWAVAAITAVDLATAVRASRGRRLPRGNRVEAAVTVNRTPEEAYRFWRDVENLPRFMYHLRSVTVTGPRRSRWEAKAPAGRTVGWDAEIMSDLPHELITWRSVGRTRVPNSGSVRFVPVADGRGTEVWVEFAYASPGGRLGRLAARVFGENPQQQVCDDLRRFKQVIETGEIACSDAVPQGTSLQQQVKQRPAQPMPLR comes from the coding sequence GTGGCCAGGAACCGCGCCAACACCATGGGCGTGCGGTCGGTGACCGACGCGTTGGGGATCGAGCGAGCACGCGGGGACCGTCGGTCCGAGGGGACCGCCCGGGCCCTCGGCTGGCTGAGCCTCGCCCTCGGGGCGGCGGCCCTGGGCACGCCCTCGCGCGTCAGCCGCCTCTGCGGTGTCGACGACTCCCGCACCGCCCGGACCACGCTGCGCATCGTGGGGCTCCGCGAGATGGGGCACGCCGCCGCCCTGCTGATCCCGAGAAGAGCCGGCTGGGCGGCGTGGGCCAGGGTCGCCGGCGACCTGGTGGACCTGACCGCCTGCGGCACCGCCCTTCGCCGCCGCCGTGGCCAGCGACGCCGTCGGGTGGCCGCCACGACCTGGGCGGTCGCCGCGATCACCGCGGTGGACCTCGCCACGGCCGTACGGGCGTCCCGGGGCCGACGGCTGCCACGTGGCAACCGGGTGGAGGCGGCGGTGACGGTCAACCGGACCCCGGAGGAGGCCTACCGGTTCTGGCGCGACGTCGAGAACCTGCCCCGATTCATGTACCACCTGCGGTCGGTCACCGTCACCGGCCCCCGGCGGTCCCGGTGGGAGGCGAAGGCACCCGCCGGGCGGACCGTCGGGTGGGACGCGGAGATCATGTCCGACCTACCCCACGAGCTGATCACCTGGCGCTCGGTCGGCCGGACCCGGGTGCCGAACTCCGGCTCGGTGCGCTTCGTCCCGGTCGCCGACGGGCGCGGCACGGAGGTGTGGGTCGAGTTCGCGTACGCGTCGCCCGGCGGGCGGTTGGGCCGGCTGGCCGCCCGGGTTTTCGGCGAGAACCCGCAGCAGCAGGTCTGCGACGACCTGCGCCGCTTCAAGCAGGTGATCGAGACGGGTGAGATCGCGTGCTCGGACGCCGTACCGCAGGGCACGAGCCTCCAGCAGCAGGTGAAGCAACGCCCGGCCCAGCCGATGCCGCTGCGCTGA
- a CDS encoding AfsR/SARP family transcriptional regulator — protein sequence MARYGILGPLEVTAAGQRVTLRSPKQRAVLAVLLVHANRVTPLDLLLGALWRDDPPDTAVGQVQTLVWRLRGVLGEAITTRPGGYQLTVAPEELDAEMFARTAAEGAELARAGRLVEASDRYDESLALWRGPVLSDVRLPGDPHTVGFHAAVAELTEQRLAVERDRIDVALALGRHVESIPRLHRMVRDEPLREEFRERLMLALHRAGRRAEALAVYRQGRQTLVGELGLEPGDSLQRLHRRILDDDPGLHVSGPAPARTAAVPVAQLPMDVADFVGRDDLAATLARKLTATGTRASNPRTTAARPPAAPPIVVVSGVAGSGKTTLAVRVGHLARTHFPDGQLFLDLRGSGGEPVDPAAALGRILASLGEDPRAVPAGLDDRAARFRARTAGRRMLVVLDNAAGETQLRPLLPAEPGCAVLVTARRRLTALPGTHQVDLGVFTAQQALDLLRHAIGDRRVATEHADCVRVAERCGHLPLAIRIAGARLAARPHWPAGRLADQLADEHARLDVLRTADLAVRSSLASSHQELDPVERQLLRLLGAVDLPRVPEWTAAALLDLPLPQAQELMERLVEARLVDAERNAYRLHDLVRAYARELSDEYPADETRAALGRFVGGWLTLADEAYRRTGGGFRRGTAGTGPRWSRWTTAERDALLADPVAWFESCRGMLSGAVRRAAAAGLAEPAWNLANTLGRLFELREHLDDWRGTTDAALDACVAAGDDTGRAWLLRSLGELHLNLDRLDDALACFDAALAGFDQLGERQGQALVLRAAGTAHRLGGHDAEAMTALGRAEAITVELGDRRGRAQVLFGLGAVHRTAGRPGPAEAAFRQALGIFRQLGDRFGEAYASTSLALVLAGHGADADALRLLRRALALCRDLGYRRGAAICRGHLGDLYLRRGEYDRAVVELTRAVDGSRRVGDGIGELIARRRLGEAYLALGRWEAARSTLVSCLALGREHGDDRERERALSLLGEARARGGAGSGSGGAVDAPPTAVTASEMRAG from the coding sequence ATGGCCAGGTACGGGATTCTCGGACCGCTCGAGGTCACGGCGGCCGGGCAGCGGGTCACCCTGCGCAGCCCGAAGCAGCGTGCCGTCCTCGCGGTGCTGCTCGTCCACGCCAACCGGGTCACCCCACTCGACCTGCTGCTCGGCGCGCTCTGGCGCGACGACCCACCCGACACGGCGGTCGGGCAGGTGCAGACCCTCGTCTGGCGGCTGCGCGGGGTGCTCGGCGAGGCGATCACCACCCGACCGGGCGGTTACCAGCTCACCGTCGCCCCGGAAGAGCTGGACGCGGAGATGTTCGCCCGTACCGCCGCCGAGGGTGCCGAGCTGGCTCGCGCGGGCCGGCTGGTCGAGGCGTCCGACCGCTACGACGAGTCGCTCGCCCTGTGGCGTGGGCCGGTCCTGTCCGACGTCCGGCTTCCCGGCGACCCGCACACCGTGGGCTTCCACGCCGCCGTCGCCGAGCTGACCGAGCAGCGGCTCGCCGTCGAACGCGATCGGATCGACGTCGCGCTCGCCCTCGGCCGGCACGTCGAGTCGATCCCGAGACTGCACCGGATGGTGCGTGACGAACCGCTGCGCGAGGAGTTCCGCGAACGGCTGATGCTCGCGCTGCACCGGGCCGGCCGGCGCGCCGAGGCGCTCGCGGTGTACCGGCAGGGACGCCAGACGCTGGTCGGCGAACTCGGCCTGGAGCCGGGCGACTCCCTCCAGCGGTTGCACCGGCGGATCCTGGACGACGACCCGGGGCTGCACGTTTCCGGCCCGGCACCGGCCCGAACGGCGGCCGTGCCGGTGGCGCAGCTACCGATGGACGTCGCCGACTTCGTCGGCCGTGACGACCTCGCCGCCACGCTCGCCCGAAAACTCACCGCCACCGGCACCCGAGCATCCAACCCGCGCACCACAGCGGCCCGACCGCCGGCCGCACCGCCGATCGTCGTCGTCTCCGGCGTCGCCGGCAGCGGCAAGACCACGCTGGCCGTACGCGTCGGACACCTGGCCCGGACACACTTCCCGGACGGTCAGCTCTTCCTGGACCTGCGCGGCAGCGGTGGCGAACCCGTGGACCCGGCCGCCGCCCTGGGCCGGATCCTCGCGTCGCTCGGCGAGGACCCCCGGGCGGTACCGGCCGGTCTGGACGACCGGGCGGCGCGGTTCCGGGCCCGGACCGCCGGGCGCCGGATGCTGGTCGTGCTGGACAACGCCGCCGGGGAGACCCAGCTCCGGCCGCTGCTACCCGCCGAGCCCGGCTGCGCGGTGCTGGTCACCGCCCGGCGGCGGCTCACCGCCCTGCCCGGGACGCACCAGGTCGACCTCGGTGTCTTCACCGCGCAGCAGGCGCTCGACCTGCTCCGGCACGCCATCGGCGACCGGCGGGTGGCCACGGAGCACGCCGACTGCGTCCGGGTCGCCGAACGCTGCGGACACCTGCCCCTGGCGATCCGGATCGCCGGCGCGCGCCTGGCCGCCCGCCCGCACTGGCCGGCGGGTCGCCTCGCCGACCAACTCGCCGACGAGCACGCCCGGCTCGACGTGCTGCGTACCGCTGACCTGGCGGTACGCTCCAGCCTCGCGTCGAGCCACCAGGAGCTGGATCCGGTCGAGCGGCAGCTGCTGCGGCTGCTGGGCGCGGTCGACCTGCCCCGGGTGCCCGAGTGGACCGCGGCGGCGCTGCTGGACCTGCCCCTGCCGCAGGCGCAGGAACTGATGGAGCGGCTGGTCGAGGCACGCCTGGTCGACGCCGAGCGGAACGCGTACCGGCTGCACGACCTGGTCCGGGCGTATGCCCGGGAGCTGAGCGACGAGTACCCGGCCGACGAGACCAGGGCCGCGCTGGGACGGTTCGTCGGCGGCTGGCTCACCCTGGCCGACGAGGCGTACCGGCGGACCGGTGGCGGGTTCCGGCGCGGCACGGCCGGCACCGGTCCGCGCTGGTCACGGTGGACCACCGCCGAGCGGGACGCGCTGCTCGCCGACCCGGTGGCCTGGTTCGAGTCCTGCCGGGGGATGCTGTCCGGGGCGGTACGCCGGGCGGCGGCGGCCGGGCTGGCCGAGCCGGCGTGGAACCTGGCGAACACCCTGGGCCGCCTCTTCGAACTCCGCGAGCACCTCGACGACTGGCGCGGCACCACCGACGCCGCGCTGGACGCCTGCGTCGCCGCCGGAGACGACACCGGCCGGGCCTGGCTGCTGCGGTCGCTGGGCGAGCTGCACCTGAACCTGGACCGTCTCGACGACGCGTTGGCCTGTTTCGACGCGGCGCTGGCCGGGTTCGACCAGCTCGGTGAGCGGCAGGGTCAGGCGCTGGTGCTCCGGGCCGCAGGTACCGCCCACCGGCTGGGCGGCCACGACGCGGAGGCGATGACGGCGCTCGGCCGGGCCGAGGCGATCACCGTCGAGCTCGGTGACCGCCGGGGGCGGGCCCAGGTCCTGTTCGGTCTGGGCGCGGTGCACCGGACAGCTGGGCGGCCCGGTCCGGCGGAGGCGGCCTTCCGGCAGGCGCTGGGGATCTTCCGGCAGCTCGGTGACCGCTTCGGTGAGGCGTACGCCTCGACCAGCCTGGCCCTGGTGCTGGCCGGGCACGGGGCGGACGCTGACGCGCTGCGCCTGCTGCGTCGGGCGTTGGCGCTCTGCCGGGACCTCGGCTACCGGCGTGGCGCGGCCATCTGCCGGGGCCACCTCGGCGACCTGTACCTGCGCCGGGGCGAGTACGACCGCGCGGTGGTCGAGCTGACCCGCGCGGTGGACGGCAGCCGACGGGTCGGCGACGGGATCGGCGAGCTGATCGCCCGACGTCGGCTGGGTGAGGCGTACCTGGCCCTGGGCCGGTGGGAGGCGGCCCGGTCCACGCTGGTGTCCTGCCTGGCCTTGGGGCGCGAGCACGGCGACGACCGCGAACGGGAACGGGCGTTGAGCCTGCTGGGCGAGGCCCGCGCCCGGGGCGGCGCTGGTTCCGGGTCGGGTGGAGCCGTCGACGCCCCGCCCACGGCGGTAACCGCGAGCGAGATGAGAGCCGGCTGA
- a CDS encoding SDR family NAD(P)-dependent oxidoreductase: protein MRPAPPPSLFSLDATRALVTGAHGGLGRAQALALGRAGAEIVATDLSADRAEQACEYLRGHGVRARALALDVTSVDSIGAAFDDLERRDAVPDVVVNNAGVSLRNSALDATEAEFELTLGVNLRGTYFVAQRAARAMRGRGGGRIVNLASIGGLVVDGERSSVYDASKAAVVQLTKNLAYEWGRYGIRVNAIAPGYMRTEMTADLLPTRAAEDELVARHIPLGRVGEPEDLAGAVLFLASAASAYVTGHTLTVDGGWVVAL from the coding sequence GTGCGACCTGCCCCACCGCCCTCCCTGTTCTCCCTCGACGCAACGCGTGCCCTGGTCACCGGTGCCCACGGCGGTCTCGGCCGTGCCCAGGCGCTCGCCCTCGGCCGGGCCGGCGCCGAGATCGTCGCGACCGACCTGAGCGCCGACCGCGCCGAGCAGGCGTGCGAGTACCTGCGCGGGCACGGCGTCCGGGCGCGTGCGCTGGCCCTGGACGTCACCTCGGTCGACAGCATCGGGGCCGCCTTCGACGACCTCGAACGGCGCGACGCCGTACCGGACGTGGTGGTGAACAACGCCGGGGTGTCGCTGCGCAACAGCGCGCTCGACGCCACCGAGGCCGAGTTCGAGCTGACGCTGGGGGTCAATCTCCGGGGGACGTACTTCGTCGCCCAGCGGGCGGCGCGGGCCATGCGCGGGCGCGGTGGTGGCCGGATCGTCAACCTCGCCTCCATCGGGGGACTGGTCGTCGACGGCGAACGGTCCTCGGTGTACGACGCGTCGAAGGCCGCCGTGGTGCAGTTGACCAAGAACCTGGCCTACGAGTGGGGCCGGTACGGCATCCGCGTCAACGCCATCGCGCCGGGCTACATGCGCACCGAGATGACCGCCGACCTCCTGCCCACCCGGGCGGCCGAGGACGAACTGGTGGCCCGGCACATTCCTCTCGGCCGGGTCGGCGAGCCGGAGGACCTCGCCGGCGCCGTGCTCTTCCTCGCCTCGGCGGCGTCCGCCTACGTCACCGGTCACACCCTCACCGTCGATGGCGGTTGGGTCGTCGCGCTGTAG